The proteins below are encoded in one region of Planctomycetia bacterium:
- a CDS encoding ATP-dependent 6-phosphofructokinase has translation ILFVIGGDGSLRGAMSIVKEVTDRCSKIAVVGIPKTIDNDIMYIDQSFGFQTAFSLATESIRAAHSEAKSSPNGIGLVKVMGRHSGFIACYAALAKNDANFVLIPEVSFELDGPHGLLPAIQDRLQRRGHAVIVVAEGAGQSLMDCCANGTDASGNKRLGDIGTLLKQKITAHFDGLGIELNLKYIDPSYLIRSVPANPFDSVYCLRLAHNAVHAAMCGRTETVVGRWHGRFVHVPIPLAIRARNQVDPNGDLWMSVLEATGQPPSFNHGLTPELTVKGDN, from the coding sequence ACATCCTGTTCGTTATTGGCGGCGATGGCAGCTTGCGCGGAGCCATGTCGATCGTCAAGGAAGTCACCGATCGATGCTCGAAGATTGCCGTTGTCGGTATCCCCAAGACGATCGACAACGACATCATGTACATCGACCAGAGCTTCGGTTTTCAGACCGCGTTCTCGCTGGCGACCGAATCGATCCGCGCCGCGCATTCCGAAGCCAAGTCGTCGCCGAACGGCATCGGTCTCGTGAAAGTCATGGGCCGTCACTCCGGCTTCATCGCCTGCTACGCGGCGCTCGCCAAGAACGATGCCAACTTCGTGCTGATTCCCGAGGTATCGTTCGAACTCGACGGTCCGCACGGCCTGCTGCCGGCGATACAAGATCGACTCCAACGCCGCGGCCACGCGGTGATCGTCGTCGCGGAAGGGGCCGGGCAATCGCTGATGGATTGTTGCGCCAACGGCACCGACGCTTCGGGCAACAAGCGCCTTGGCGACATCGGCACGTTGCTCAAGCAGAAAATCACGGCCCATTTCGATGGCCTGGGCATCGAGCTGAATCTCAAATACATCGACCCCAGCTACCTGATTCGCAGCGTCCCGGCCAACCCGTTCGACAGTGTTTACTGCCTGCGATTGGCGCACAACGCGGTTCACGCCGCGATGTGCGGCCGCACGGAAACGGTCGTCGGCCGGTGGCATGGTCGCTTCGTCCACGTGCCGATCCCGCTGGCGATTCGCGCCCGCAATCAAGTCGACCCGAACGGCGACTTGTGGATGTCCGTGCTGGAGGCGACCGGCCAGCCGCCGTCATTCAATCACGGCCTGACGCCGGAGTTGACGGTGAAGGGGGACAATTGA